Proteins encoded together in one Lathyrus oleraceus cultivar Zhongwan6 chromosome 5, CAAS_Psat_ZW6_1.0, whole genome shotgun sequence window:
- the LOC127081485 gene encoding protein LATE ELONGATED HYPOCOTYL: protein MSSPVVGKVVRNALHRPRDSTYQPIGGINGKSNLFTNSAASNTNDSQNNMARSSIPQSFPPCPPFSQHSHDDYQSFLNMSSAFSSLIVSTLLQHPAAHAAASFAATFWPYANVESSADSPACSQGGFPSRQIGSPPSVAAIAAATVAAATAWWAAHGLLPLCAPLHTDFACPPASATVVPSMNISEVPPKTEQGDITLQNPRLQDHVLDPKDSEALQAQHSASKSPASCPTIQNSSVKKATVKASRYNSLIKPVQRCCKV, encoded by the coding sequence CCAAGAGACTCCACATATCAGCCAATAGGAGGAATTAATGGGAAATCTAATCTTTTCACAAATTCAGCTGCATCAAACACAAATGATAGTCAAAATAACATGGCACGGTCATCTATTCCTCAATCATTTCCTCCTTGTCCACCCTTTTCACAACATAGTCATGATGATTACCAATCCTTTCTCAACATGTCTTCTGCATTTTCAAGTCTGATTGTCTCTACCTTGCTGCAACACCCTGCAGCCCATGCTGCAGCAAGTTTTGCTGCTACATTTTGGCCCTATGCAAATGTAGAATCTTCAGCTGATTCTCCAGCTTGTTCTCAAGGGGGTTTTCCATCTAGACAAATTGGTTCACCTCCGAGTGTAGCAGCTATTGCTGCTGCTACGGTAGCTGCTGCAACTGCATGGTGGGCAGCTCATGGACTGCTTCCTTTGTGCGCTCCACTCCATACAGATTTTGCCTGTCCTCCTGCATCAGCAACTGTTGTTCCATCAATGAATATCAGCGAAGTTCCACCTAAGACAGAACAAGGAGATATTACACTACAAAATCCTCGTCTGCAAGATCATGTACTAGATCCAAAAGACTCAGAAGCTTTGCAAGCTCAACATTCAGCTTCTAAATCACCAGCATCCTGCCCAACAATCCAAAACAGTTCAGTGAAAAAAGCTACAGTTAAAGCATCAAGGTACAATAGCCTTATAAAACCAGTTCAGAGATGCTGCAAGGTATGA